Within Massilia endophytica, the genomic segment GCGCTGCGCGGCGGCCTTGTCTTCCGCGCTGTCCGACGCGGCGTAGGTCGGGTGCAGGCTTAGTGCGATGCCTACGCGCGCATCGGGCACGTTGCGGCGGATGATGGGCAGGGCCAGGCCGTGCGACGCCAGCACATTGTGGCTGCACTGCACGGCGGTGCGGAAGTCCTTCATGCCTGGGGCATGCATGCCGTCCCAGTAGCCGTGCATGGCCGTGCACCATGGTTCGTTGTGCGTGATCCAGTGCCTGACGCGGCTGCCGAGGCGGCGCGTCATGAGGTCCACGTATTCGAGATAGGCGTTGACCGTGCTGCGCACGGCCCAGCCGCCCTGCTCCTGCAGCACCTGCGGCAGGTCCCAGTGGTAGAGCGTGATCCACGGTTCGATGCCGCGCTCCAGCAGGCCGTCCACCAGCTTCTCGTAGAAGGCGATGCCTTCCTCATTGGGCGTTTTGCCGTCGCCATAGATGCGCGGCCAGGCGATGGAGAAGCGGTAGGCGTTGGCGCCCATGTCCTTCAGCATGTCCAGGTCCTGCGGCCAGCGGTGGTAGTGGTCGCAGGCTACGGCGCCGCTGGAGCCGTCGCGGATCTTGCCGGGCTGGGTGCAGAAGCGGTCCCAGATCGATTCCACCCGCCCGCCTTCGTGGACGGCGCCTTCGATCTGGTAGGACGAGGTGGCGCAGCCCCAGAGGAAGTCCGCACCGAAATCGCTGCGCTGGAGGTCTTGGTCTTTATTGGATGTCATTGATGTTCCGTGGAGAAGTGCTGGTGAGCCAGCGTTGCAGCGGCTCGTGGATTTCGTATTGCTGGGTGCCGAAGGAACGGAACAGGGTTTCGATATCTGCCAGCGGTGCGGTCGTGAAATCGATTTCCGGTACAGGCGCAATAGGAGCGTTGGTGACCATGCCCCAGATGCCTTCGCCATGCCCGCCCTTCCGGGTGACGACTTTCCAGGACCATGCGGTGGCCGCCCAGCCAAGCTTCGCGTAGGTGTCGAAGGAAGCGCGCGCCACCTGCCCGCCGCGCTCCAGCCCGAGGAAGGCATAGGGCTGCATCTCGCCCACGAAGAAGGCGGTGTCGAGGCGCTTCAGGCGTTCGTCCCAGGCGCAGACCGTGTCGCCGCCGCTGGCATCGCAGGTGAGCCACTTGCGGTGTACTTCCACGCCCGGCTTGGCCCAGCCGAAGTGCCCCGGATAAGGGTGCATTTCGAAGGCGACGTTGCGCATGCCGTAGTCCGAAGGCTTGCCGTAAGCGTCGATGCCCTTCACATGGCCCGGCAGGATGATGACGTGGTTCGGGTCGGCCGCGCGCACGGCCGCATACAGCTTGCGCATCACGGCGGCCATGTTCTCGGGCGTGGTGCCCCAGGGTTCGTTCAGGATGCTGTATCCCGCCACCGTGCCGCGGTCCTTGTAGCGCGTGGCCACCTGCTGCCACAGCCACTCGGTGCGCGACTGGTAGTCCGCATTGGTCCAGTACTCATTCCGGTTGGCGCAGCCGCTGTGGTGTTCATGCCCCTGGCTGCCCACGGCGCCGTGCAGGTCGAGAATGACGTACATGCCGCGCGCCTCGGCCTGCGCAATCGCCCAGTCCAGGTAGTGCCAGGCGTCGGCACGCAGCTGGCGCGGGCGGTATTCGTCCTCCACCACGCTGTAGATGAAGGGCAGGCGCACCACGTTCAGGCCATGCTGTTTCATCAGGTCCCAATCGCGGCTGGTGATCCAGTTATCGCGGAAGAGCTTCATCAGCCGTTCGCGTTCGGCGTGGCCGAAGCGCTTGTCCAGCACCGCCTCCAGCTTGCACTGGTCGTCGATGCCCGCCGAACCCTGCTCCATCATCCAGAACTCATTGAGCAGCCAGTTGCCGAGATTGACGCCGCGCAGGGTAACGGGCTGCTGCTGCGCATTCAGCCAGCGCGTGCCTTCCGTATGGATCATCGAAAGGCCTTGCGGCGCGGGCTCGCGCACCGACGCACAGGCCGCGAGCACCGGAAGCGCGGCGAAGAGCATCAGGCGTATCAATCTGTGCATTTCCATCTCCTTTTTGGAAAGCTTTCCATATACGGCATTTATAAAGGCATGCCGAAAACGCATGCCTTGTTTTCTTACTTGCGCGCTGCTTCGGCCAGCGAGGCGCGGTGCGTCACGCTGACAGGGTACTGCCTCGATACCGGCCGCTCCCCGCCGTAGCAGCGGTTCAGCAGCGAATTCAGTCCGCTCAGCGTCACGTCGCGCCAGGGCACATGCACGGAGGTCAGGCGCGGCGCGGTGAATTCCGCGCTCGGCGTATCGTCGTAGCCCAGTACCGATACCTGCTGCGGCACGGCGATGCCCGCCTGCTGGAAGTACGACAGCGCACCCACCGCCATTTCGTCGTTGGCGCACCAGACGGCCGTGAATTCATAGCCCGATTTGTGCAGCTCCTCGGCGCAGGCCCAGCCGCCTTCGGGCGAGAAGTCGCTCTCCGCGATCCAAAGCACCTTGGGATCGATGCCGCAGCGCTGGAGTTCGGCCATGAAGCCGCTGATGCGGTCCACGTTGTCCGGCGCGCTGGAAGGACCGGCGATCACGGCGATCTTGCTGTGCTTGTGCGCCAGCAGGGCAGCCGCGGCCAGCGCCCCGCCCTGGCGGTGGTCCACATAGAAGCACTGTTCGCTCTGGCCGTTGGCGTTGTGGTTCACCGCCACCATTTTCCAGCCGCGCGCCGTGAATGCTTCGATATCGCTGTTCAGGAGCGCGGTGCTCATGGTGATGATGCCGTCGCAGCCGCGCTGCATGAGGAATTCGATGCCTTCGATGGCCTGGCCGCGCGCGTCGCCCTGGCCGGAGCCGAAAGCCACCACCATGTGCATGCCGTTGGC encodes:
- a CDS encoding GH1 family beta-glucosidase; the encoded protein is MTSNKDQDLQRSDFGADFLWGCATSSYQIEGAVHEGGRVESIWDRFCTQPGKIRDGSSGAVACDHYHRWPQDLDMLKDMGANAYRFSIAWPRIYGDGKTPNEEGIAFYEKLVDGLLERGIEPWITLYHWDLPQVLQEQGGWAVRSTVNAYLEYVDLMTRRLGSRVRHWITHNEPWCTAMHGYWDGMHAPGMKDFRTAVQCSHNVLASHGLALPIIRRNVPDARVGIALSLHPTYAASDSAEDKAAAQRHDGLRNRWYLDPLYGKGYPADTLALMGADAPKMEAGDLEAIARKTDFVGLNYYFPEVIADAPGHGPLHGRIVHPEGVERTAFGWQVAPEGLTDLLVRIRRDYGAQEVYVTENGSSYEDVPGPDGTVQDPQRLSYLQRHLAAMREAMRQGVPVKGYFAWSLLDNFEWAEGYIRRFGLAYVDFATQQRTLKQSGQWYRALLKGTR
- a CDS encoding glycoside hydrolase family 5 protein; its protein translation is MHRLIRLMLFAALPVLAACASVREPAPQGLSMIHTEGTRWLNAQQQPVTLRGVNLGNWLLNEFWMMEQGSAGIDDQCKLEAVLDKRFGHAERERLMKLFRDNWITSRDWDLMKQHGLNVVRLPFIYSVVEDEYRPRQLRADAWHYLDWAIAQAEARGMYVILDLHGAVGSQGHEHHSGCANRNEYWTNADYQSRTEWLWQQVATRYKDRGTVAGYSILNEPWGTTPENMAAVMRKLYAAVRAADPNHVIILPGHVKGIDAYGKPSDYGMRNVAFEMHPYPGHFGWAKPGVEVHRKWLTCDASGGDTVCAWDERLKRLDTAFFVGEMQPYAFLGLERGGQVARASFDTYAKLGWAATAWSWKVVTRKGGHGEGIWGMVTNAPIAPVPEIDFTTAPLADIETLFRSFGTQQYEIHEPLQRWLTSTSPRNINDIQ
- a CDS encoding LacI family DNA-binding transcriptional regulator; translated protein: MATIKDVARLAGVGLGTASRVVSGKGAVSPATLAKVRKAIEELDFRPSHAARSLLSGTTQMIGVYIPILKGTFYTPILQLVDAELRANGMHMVVAFGSGQGDARGQAIEGIEFLMQRGCDGIITMSTALLNSDIEAFTARGWKMVAVNHNANGQSEQCFYVDHRQGGALAAAALLAHKHSKIAVIAGPSSAPDNVDRISGFMAELQRCGIDPKVLWIAESDFSPEGGWACAEELHKSGYEFTAVWCANDEMAVGALSYFQQAGIAVPQQVSVLGYDDTPSAEFTAPRLTSVHVPWRDVTLSGLNSLLNRCYGGERPVSRQYPVSVTHRASLAEAARK